One Rhinoderma darwinii isolate aRhiDar2 chromosome 6, aRhiDar2.hap1, whole genome shotgun sequence DNA window includes the following coding sequences:
- the C6H8orf33 gene encoding UPF0488 protein C8orf33 homolog isoform X1, giving the protein MEEAPKGTFEDELEWCIHQLETGLLRRNPTPRQVTDTERVLQVLRSRKAPFMKKRQVMNQVFGNYRLKMAEERRVQEKAANNHPEPNIQEVTARDTQSVSYRKSSKDVRGGALPWFTPSSSDFSFNFFTDKNHQHVEGGPGDGLEDLAKEVKCTETPTSQQDGALCIGSGSAFTFSFRITEDTGRTSESSAASGDHLPNNHTAPVTQEILSRDCSNLDNPASTSGASANQTEKVEAVEKSTADSPKKKRKKKSKYVVAQTQNKVEKLRGNVDTTPTLQEEPQSGADELRRELDWCMEQLKIGLQRQKSTPKQVDEALRAIKTLRSEKVPLVKKRQVMRIMFGDYRQKMEEERIKQIRLMQAASKSAKMTEVMPTARQNSSKVFRKSYHKSTKSAAPNSTAPADTQGSTDHTTASSSQQEFTFRPSQEAFCFNFF; this is encoded by the exons ATGGAGGAG GCTCCCAAAGGGACGTTTGAAGATGAGTTGGAGTGGTGTATCCATCAGCTGGAAACTGGACTCCTGCGCCGCAATCCCACACCTAGACAAG TGACAGACACTGAGCGGGTACTGCAGGTCCTGCGCTCTCGGAAAGCTCCCTTTATGAAGAAGAGGCAGGTGATGAACCAAGTATTTGGAAATTACCGTCTTAAAATGGCCGAGGAGAGACGAGTGCAAGAAAAAGCAG CTAATAATCATCCAGAACCTAATATTCAAGAAGTGACTGCTCGAGATACCCAAAGTGTGTCATATAGAAAGAGTTCAAAGGATGTACGTGGTGGCGCTTTACCCTGGTTCACACCTTCTAGCAGTGATTTCAGCTTCAACTTCTTCACCGATAAAAACCATCAGCATGTAGAGGGTGGACCAGGGGATGGATTGGAAGACCTTGCTAAGGAGGTGAAATGTACCGAGACACCAACTAGCCAACAGGACGGTGCTTTATGTATCGGTAGCGGCTCCGCGTTCACCTTCAGCTTCCGGATTACCGAAGATACGGGTCGCACATCAGAGAGCTCTGCAGCCTCAGGTGACCATCTTCCCAATAACCATACGGCTCCGGTAACACAGGAAATCTTGTCTCGGGACTGCTCTAACTTAGACAATCCAGCCAGTACCTCAGGGGCGTCTGCTAATCAGACTGAAAAAGTTGAAGCTGTAGAAAAAAGTACAGCAGACTCcccgaagaagaagaggaagaaaaagtccaagtATGTGGTCGCTCAGACGCAGAACAAAGTGGAGAAACTTAGAGGAAATGTGGATACAACTCCAACCCTCCAGGAAGAACCTCAG TCAGGAGCGGATGAGCTGCGGAGGGAGCTGGATTGGTGTATGGAACAGCTTAAAATAGGACTACAGCGTCAGAAATCTACTCCTAAACAGG TGGACGAAGCGTTGCGTGCTATTAAGACTCTGAGGAGTGAGAAAGTGCCGTTAGTTAAGAAGCGACAAGTTATGCGGATAATGTTTGGTGATTACCGCCAGAAGATGGAAGAGGAAAGGATTAAACAGATAAGACTGATGCAGGCCG CGTCTAAATCAGCAAAGATGACTGAAGTGATGCCGACAGCGagacagaacagcagcaaggtttTCCGGAAGAGTTATCACAAATCTACAAAGAGTGCTGCACCTAACTCTACTGCTCCTGCAGACACCCAGGGAAGCACCGATCACACAACGGCCTCATCCAGTCAACAGGAGTTCACTTTCAGACCTTCCCAGGAGGCCTTCTGCTTTAACTTCTTCTAA
- the C6H8orf33 gene encoding UPF0488 protein C8orf33 homolog isoform X2 has translation MKKRQVMNQVFGNYRLKMAEERRVQEKAANNHPEPNIQEVTARDTQSVSYRKSSKDVRGGALPWFTPSSSDFSFNFFTDKNHQHVEGGPGDGLEDLAKEVKCTETPTSQQDGALCIGSGSAFTFSFRITEDTGRTSESSAASGDHLPNNHTAPVTQEILSRDCSNLDNPASTSGASANQTEKVEAVEKSTADSPKKKRKKKSKYVVAQTQNKVEKLRGNVDTTPTLQEEPQSGADELRRELDWCMEQLKIGLQRQKSTPKQVDEALRAIKTLRSEKVPLVKKRQVMRIMFGDYRQKMEEERIKQIRLMQAASKSAKMTEVMPTARQNSSKVFRKSYHKSTKSAAPNSTAPADTQGSTDHTTASSSQQEFTFRPSQEAFCFNFF, from the exons ATGAAGAAGAGGCAGGTGATGAACCAAGTATTTGGAAATTACCGTCTTAAAATGGCCGAGGAGAGACGAGTGCAAGAAAAAGCAG CTAATAATCATCCAGAACCTAATATTCAAGAAGTGACTGCTCGAGATACCCAAAGTGTGTCATATAGAAAGAGTTCAAAGGATGTACGTGGTGGCGCTTTACCCTGGTTCACACCTTCTAGCAGTGATTTCAGCTTCAACTTCTTCACCGATAAAAACCATCAGCATGTAGAGGGTGGACCAGGGGATGGATTGGAAGACCTTGCTAAGGAGGTGAAATGTACCGAGACACCAACTAGCCAACAGGACGGTGCTTTATGTATCGGTAGCGGCTCCGCGTTCACCTTCAGCTTCCGGATTACCGAAGATACGGGTCGCACATCAGAGAGCTCTGCAGCCTCAGGTGACCATCTTCCCAATAACCATACGGCTCCGGTAACACAGGAAATCTTGTCTCGGGACTGCTCTAACTTAGACAATCCAGCCAGTACCTCAGGGGCGTCTGCTAATCAGACTGAAAAAGTTGAAGCTGTAGAAAAAAGTACAGCAGACTCcccgaagaagaagaggaagaaaaagtccaagtATGTGGTCGCTCAGACGCAGAACAAAGTGGAGAAACTTAGAGGAAATGTGGATACAACTCCAACCCTCCAGGAAGAACCTCAG TCAGGAGCGGATGAGCTGCGGAGGGAGCTGGATTGGTGTATGGAACAGCTTAAAATAGGACTACAGCGTCAGAAATCTACTCCTAAACAGG TGGACGAAGCGTTGCGTGCTATTAAGACTCTGAGGAGTGAGAAAGTGCCGTTAGTTAAGAAGCGACAAGTTATGCGGATAATGTTTGGTGATTACCGCCAGAAGATGGAAGAGGAAAGGATTAAACAGATAAGACTGATGCAGGCCG CGTCTAAATCAGCAAAGATGACTGAAGTGATGCCGACAGCGagacagaacagcagcaaggtttTCCGGAAGAGTTATCACAAATCTACAAAGAGTGCTGCACCTAACTCTACTGCTCCTGCAGACACCCAGGGAAGCACCGATCACACAACGGCCTCATCCAGTCAACAGGAGTTCACTTTCAGACCTTCCCAGGAGGCCTTCTGCTTTAACTTCTTCTAA
- the AMDHD2 gene encoding N-acetylglucosamine-6-phosphate deacetylase isoform X1, with translation MPSNNSVSGAPIVQFRNCRILRDHKLQWEDLWVRQGKILNPEKLFFDEKGAADVQVDCQGRIIAPGFIDVQINGGFGVDFSQETDEARQGISLVARNILPHGVTSFCPTIVTSPSSVYYKVLPQISVGDGGAGRAGVLGIHLEGPYISAEKKGAHPEHCLRSFSDGGFSELLDTYGTLDGVNIVTIAPEMGKSGEVIKELVKRGICVSLGHSVANLSQAEDAVKSGASFITHLFNAMLPFHHRDPGIVGLLTSDRIPAGRTVYYGMIADGIHTNPAALRIAHRAHPNGLVLVTDAITAMGLGPGRHTLGQQEILIDGLNAYVVGTRTLAGSIATMDMCVRHFHEATGCTVEEALEAASLHPAQLLGLQHRKGTLNFGAHADFIQLDDNLNVKATYIAGEEVWSSLAI, from the exons ATGCCTTCCAATAACTCCGTGTCGGGTGCCCCCATCGTCCAATTCAGGAACTGCCGGATCCTCAGAGACCATAAACTACAATG GGAGGATCTGTGGGTGCGACAAGGGAAGATTCTTAACCCCGAAAAACTTTTCTTCGATGAAAAAGGTGCAGCTGATGTTCAGGTAGATTGCCAGGGGAGAATCATCGCGCCAGGGTTCATTGATGTCCAGATCAATG GGGGGTTTGGTGTGGATTTTTCCCAGGAAACGGATGAAGCAAGACAAGGAATATCTCTAGTGGCTCGTAATATCCTCCCACATGGTGTGACCTCCTTCTGTCCGACCATTGTAACTTCACCGTCATCTGTCTACTACAAG gTGCTTCCGCAGATTTCTGTAGgagatggtggagcagggagagcCGGTGTGTTGG GGATCCATCTGGAGGGTCCATACATCAGCGCAGAGAAGAAGGGAGCCCACCCAGAGCACTGCCTACGGTCTTTTAGTGACGGGGGCTTCTCAGAGCTCTTGGACACCTATGGCACTTTGGATGGAGTCAACATTGTCACTATTGCCCCAGAGATGGGAAAGAGTGGGGAGGTGATCAAAGAGCTGGTGAAGCGCGGGATATGTGTCTCCTTAG GTCACTCTGTGGCCAATTTATCTCAGGCTGAAGATGCTGTAAAATCTGGGGCTTCATTTATTACACATCTCTTTAACGCCATGCTGCCG TTCCACCACCGGGACCCTGGGATTGTGGGGTTACTGACAAGTGATCGGATTCCAGCTGGGAGGACGGTCTACTATGGGATGATTGCAGACGGGATACACACTAATCCTGCTGCTTTAAGGATTGCCCATCGTGCCCACCCAAATG GTCTGGTTCTGGTGACAGATGCCATCACCGCCATGGGGCTCGGGCCCGGCAGACACACCCTGGGGCAGCAGGAAATACTGATCGACGGTCTCAATGCTTATGTGGTTG gaACTCGCACTTTGGCAGGCAGCATCGCCACTATGGATATGTGTGTGAGGCACTTTCATGAAGCCACAG GTTGCACAGTGGAGGAAGCTTTAGAAGCCgcgtctcttcatccagcacaactTCTGGGCCTGCAACATCGCAAGGGGACACTGAATTTCGGAGCACACGCAG ATTTTATACAACTGGACGACAACCTGAACGTGAAAGCAACTTACATAGCAGGAGAAGAAGTTTGGAGTTCCTTGGCAATCTGA
- the AMDHD2 gene encoding N-acetylglucosamine-6-phosphate deacetylase isoform X2 — protein MPSNNSVSGAPIVQFRNCRILRDHKLQWEDLWVRQGKILNPEKLFFDEKGAADVQVDCQGRIIAPGFIDVQINGGFGVDFSQETDEARQGISLVARNILPHGVTSFCPTIVTSPSSVYYKVLPQISVGDGGAGRAGIHLEGPYISAEKKGAHPEHCLRSFSDGGFSELLDTYGTLDGVNIVTIAPEMGKSGEVIKELVKRGICVSLGHSVANLSQAEDAVKSGASFITHLFNAMLPFHHRDPGIVGLLTSDRIPAGRTVYYGMIADGIHTNPAALRIAHRAHPNGLVLVTDAITAMGLGPGRHTLGQQEILIDGLNAYVVGTRTLAGSIATMDMCVRHFHEATGCTVEEALEAASLHPAQLLGLQHRKGTLNFGAHADFIQLDDNLNVKATYIAGEEVWSSLAI, from the exons ATGCCTTCCAATAACTCCGTGTCGGGTGCCCCCATCGTCCAATTCAGGAACTGCCGGATCCTCAGAGACCATAAACTACAATG GGAGGATCTGTGGGTGCGACAAGGGAAGATTCTTAACCCCGAAAAACTTTTCTTCGATGAAAAAGGTGCAGCTGATGTTCAGGTAGATTGCCAGGGGAGAATCATCGCGCCAGGGTTCATTGATGTCCAGATCAATG GGGGGTTTGGTGTGGATTTTTCCCAGGAAACGGATGAAGCAAGACAAGGAATATCTCTAGTGGCTCGTAATATCCTCCCACATGGTGTGACCTCCTTCTGTCCGACCATTGTAACTTCACCGTCATCTGTCTACTACAAG gTGCTTCCGCAGATTTCTGTAGgagatggtggagcagggagagcCG GGATCCATCTGGAGGGTCCATACATCAGCGCAGAGAAGAAGGGAGCCCACCCAGAGCACTGCCTACGGTCTTTTAGTGACGGGGGCTTCTCAGAGCTCTTGGACACCTATGGCACTTTGGATGGAGTCAACATTGTCACTATTGCCCCAGAGATGGGAAAGAGTGGGGAGGTGATCAAAGAGCTGGTGAAGCGCGGGATATGTGTCTCCTTAG GTCACTCTGTGGCCAATTTATCTCAGGCTGAAGATGCTGTAAAATCTGGGGCTTCATTTATTACACATCTCTTTAACGCCATGCTGCCG TTCCACCACCGGGACCCTGGGATTGTGGGGTTACTGACAAGTGATCGGATTCCAGCTGGGAGGACGGTCTACTATGGGATGATTGCAGACGGGATACACACTAATCCTGCTGCTTTAAGGATTGCCCATCGTGCCCACCCAAATG GTCTGGTTCTGGTGACAGATGCCATCACCGCCATGGGGCTCGGGCCCGGCAGACACACCCTGGGGCAGCAGGAAATACTGATCGACGGTCTCAATGCTTATGTGGTTG gaACTCGCACTTTGGCAGGCAGCATCGCCACTATGGATATGTGTGTGAGGCACTTTCATGAAGCCACAG GTTGCACAGTGGAGGAAGCTTTAGAAGCCgcgtctcttcatccagcacaactTCTGGGCCTGCAACATCGCAAGGGGACACTGAATTTCGGAGCACACGCAG ATTTTATACAACTGGACGACAACCTGAACGTGAAAGCAACTTACATAGCAGGAGAAGAAGTTTGGAGTTCCTTGGCAATCTGA